A region from the Neurospora crassa OR74A linkage group V, whole genome shotgun sequence genome encodes:
- a CDS encoding delta-aminolevulinic acid dehydratase — protein MSFSSLVQDLSLRDPNAPRRRGDASVSTIDDRASRTSHISRAMSYASTAATSVSISGDISSQLHGGYAHPLARSWQAERQLTKSMLIYPLFVSDNDDEEVLIPSLPNQYRRGINRLVPFLEPLVHKGLRSVILFGVPLKPGTKDALGTAADDPEGPVIRSIRLLRQRFPQLYITVDVCLCEYTSHGHCGILRDDGSLNNQLSVDRISDVALAYAKAGAHCVAPSDMNDGRIRAIKLKLIEEGIVHRVTLMSYAAKFSGCLYGPFRDAAGSCPSFGDRKCYQLPPGGRGLARRAIVRDINEGADIIMVKPASQYLDIISDAKELGKDLPVAAYQVSGEFAMIHAAAKAGVFDLKAMAFEATEGILRAGATIIISYFVPEFLDWLST, from the exons ATGTCTTTCTCCAGCCTTGTACAAGACCTCTCTCTCCGGGACCCCAATGCGCCCAGGCGCCGCGGTGACGCTTCAGTCTCTACCATCGACGACCGCGCTTCTCGCACATCCCACATTTCCCGCGCCATGTCCTATGCcagcaccgccgccaccagcGTCAGCATCTCCGGTGATATCTCCAGCCAGCTCCATGGCGGTTATGCCCATCCTCTTGCCCGCTCGTGGCAGGCCGAGCGTCAACTAACAAAG TCCATGCTCATCTATCCCCTATTCGTTTCCGATAACGACGATGAAGAGGTTCTGATTCCTTCTCTCCCGAACCAATATCGCCGCGGCATCAACAGACTCGTTCCCTTCCTCGAGCCGCTCGTCCACAAGGGCCTTCGCTCCGTCATTCTCTTCGGCGTCCCTCTTAAGCCCGGTACCAAAGATGCGCTGGGAACCGCTGCCGATGATCCCGAGGGTCCCGTCATCCGCAGCATCCGCCTGCTGAGGCAAAGATTCCCCCAGCTATACATCACTGTCGACGTCTGCTTGTGCGAGTACACTTCCCATGGTCACTGCGGTATTTTGCGCGATGACGGCAGTCTCAACAACCAATTGTCGGTCGATCGCATCTCGGACGTTGCTCTTGCCTACGCCAAGGCCGGTGCCCACTGCGTTGCTCCTTCCGACATGAACGACGGCCGCATTCGTGCCATCAAGCTCAAGCTCATCGAGGAGGGTATTGTGCACCGTGTGACGCTCATGTCGTACGCCGCCAAGTTCTCTGGCTGCCTTTACGGTCCCTTCCGTGACGCTGCCGGCTCATGCCCTTCGTTTGGCGACCGCAAGTGCTACCAGCTGCCTCCTGGAGGCCGTGGTTTGGCTCGTCGTGCCATTGTTCGTGACATCAACGAGGGTGCCGATATCATCATGGTCAAGCCCGCAAGCCAGTACCTGGACATCATCAGTGACGCCAAGGAGCTCGGAAAGGACTTGCCCGTTGCTGCTTACCAGGTCAGCGGTGAATTTGCCATGATCCATGCTGCTGCAAAGGCGGGTGTTTTCGATCTTAAGGCTATGGCCTTCGAAGCCACCGAGGGTATTCTCCGGGCTGgcgccaccatcatcatcagctaCTTTGTTCCCGAGTTCCTTGACTGGCTCTCCACATAA
- a CDS encoding mitochondrial 54S ribosomal protein YmL8 produces the protein MAGAHVKYRHLSRSSAHRQALLRNLVTSLIKNETIHTTYPKAKEAQRLAEKLITLSKRDTETARRSAQGILYTPDQLLPKLFGEIRERYANRPGGYTRVLRTEPKDQYSQAPSAILELVDGPKDMRFAMTAATVARDREQKTESTDLTKKNMDKVTRFRKDGMRAFEDMVASLRDMKFTAGAINPKEWKKLDR, from the exons ATGGCCGGCGCCCACGTCAAATACAGGCACCTGAGCCGTAGCTCGGCGCATCGCCAGGCTCTGCTGCGCAACCTTGTCACTTCGCTCATCAAGAACGAGACCATCCATACCACCTACCCCAAGGCCAAAGAAGCCCAGCGCCTGGCCGAGAAGCTCATCACCCTCTCCAAGCGCGACACCGAAACAGCACGGCGCAGTGCCCAGGGTATTCTCTAC ACCCCCGACCAGCTCCTCCCCAAACTCTTCGGCGAGATCCGCGAGCGCTACGCCAACCGGCCAGGAGGCTACACGCGCGTCCTGCGCACCGAGCCCAAGGACCAGTACTCGCAAGCGCCCTCTGCCATCCTCGAGCTTGTCGATGGGCCCAAGGACATGCGCTTCGCCATGACGGCGGCCACGGTGGCGCGCGACCGCGAGCAAAAGACGGAGAGCACGGACCTGACCAAGAAGAACATGGACAAGGTCACGCGCTTCCGCAAGGATGGCATGCGCGCCTTCGAGGACATGGTCGCTAGCCTCAGGGATATGAAGTTCACCGCGGGCGCGATAAATCCCAAGGAGTGGAAGAAACTTGATCGTTAA
- a CDS encoding DUF1253 domain-containing protein, giving the protein MAIRGRGGDRGGGGRGGGGRGRGGAGGFRGRGGSRGGGSRGGARGASRGRGRGSSRGGARGGFGPRSSKFNDARLADKDEEEDEEEDISEEESNVSEDEIEESEEEDEEEDAQSGQPYMSLLKSFQSATKTKKRKLDHPEEEGPNKVTKTKDDDNSDDEDNEKVTEDVDAVDEPEEDPQDAPLEDLFDEDDDLDDSDPFETHFTAPDEATFQARIKAIQANKWRTDRIAKNSNRIYYNTPETGDSAEQKLPHSISGVGDLKLKQRLAESMAKHTEFDEAEKAVAPLLFNYQDMLYCNRSVASSESIRRMACLHALNHVFKTRDRVIKNNTKLQRDDTLELRDQGFTRPKVLMILPTRQSCVKMVEMICKVAAPEQQENRKRFDDGYVDKSTKFSDDKPEDFRDLFAGNDDDMFRLGMKFTRKTIKYFSQFYNSDIIFASPLGLRMAIGSEEEKKKLDYDFLSSIELVIVDQADALLMQNWEHVEFIFEHLNLQPRDAHGCDFSRVRSWYLDDQAKYFRQTVIFSAFNTPELAELQRLYCHNWAGKARLQAEYPGVIQYLGVKTRQTFSRFDAASIAADPDARFAYFTKAIVPTLVKRAAKDAAGTLIFIPSYLDFVRVRNYFANNPAVESVTFGNISEYADTPEASRARSHFLTGRHRVLLYTERAHHFRRYAIKGVKRVIFYGLPDNPIFYREIAGGYLQKSEQALMLEHGQGHVKVMFSKYDIMKLERIVGTKRAGKMITEQGDTFDFV; this is encoded by the exons ATGGCAATTCGAGGTCGCGGTGGTGaccgtggaggaggaggaagaggaggaggaggtcgtGGAAGAGGTGGTGCAGGAGGTTTcagaggcagaggaggatCCAGGGGAGGGGGCTCCAGAGGAGGCGCCAGAGGAGCTTCGAGAGGGCGCGGCAGGGGAAGTTCGAGGGGTGGTGCCAGAGGAGGTTTCGGCCCTCGCTCATCCAAGTTCAACGACGCCCGACTTGCCGACAAGGACGAAGA ggaagatgaggaagaggacatCTCTGAAGAGGAATCCAATGTTTCTGAGGATGAGATTGAGGAatcagaagaggaggatgaggaggaggatgcccAGTCTGGTCAGCCATACATGAGTCTTCTGAAGAGCTTCCAGAGTGCAACCAAGACgaaaaagaggaagttgGATCAcccggaggaggaaggtccGAACAAAGTTACCAAGACGAAAGACGACGATAacagcgacgacgaagacaaTGAGAAGGTGACGGAGGACGTGGATGCAGTTGACGAGCCAGAGGAAGATCCCCAGGATGCACCATTAGAGGACCTGTTcgacgaagatgacgacCTCGACGACTCAGACCCCTTCGAAACTCACTTTACTGCCCCAGACGAGGCGACATTTCAGGCTAGGATAAAGGCTATTCAGGCGAACAAGTGGAGGACCGACAGGATAGCAAAAAACTCCAACAGGATATACTACAACACCCCAGAGACAGGCGACTCAGCTGAGCAGAAACTTCCCCATTCCATTTCTGGAGTTGGCGATCTTAAGCTCAAGCAACGATTAGCCGAATCGATGGCTAAGCACACCGAGTTCGACGAAGCTGAGAAGGCAGTAGCacctcttctcttcaactATCAAGACATGCTTTACTGCAACCGGTCAGTGGCATCGTCTGAGAGCATAAGGCGGATGGCGTGTCTGCATGCGCTCAACCATGTTTTCAA GACTCGTGACCGTGTAATCAAGAACAACACCAAGTTGCAAAGAGACGACACCCTTGAGCTTAGAGACCAGGGCTTTACCCGCCCCAAGGTCTTGATGATTCTCCCTACCCGCCAGTCATGCGTCAAAATGGTCGAAATGATCTGCAAGGTCGCCGCTCCTGAGCAACAAGAAAACCGCAAGCGTTTCGACGATGGCTATGTCGACAAGTCCACCAAGTTCTCTGACGACAAACCCGAAGACTTCCGCGACCTCTTCGCcggcaacgacgacgacatgttCCGCCTCGGTATGAAGTTCACTCGCAAGACCATCAAGTACTTCTCGCAGTTCTACAACTCGGACATCATCTTTGCCTCCCCTCTCGGTCTGCGCATGGCCATCGGTtccgaggaagagaagaagaagctcgacTACGACTTCCTCTCGTCCATCGAGCTCGTCATTGTCGACCAGGCCGACGCCCTGCTCATGCAGAACTGGGAGCACGTCGAGTTCATCTTTGAGCACCTCAACCTCCAGCCCCGCGACGCCCACGGCTGCGACTTCTCCCGCGTGCGCTCCTGGTACCTCGACGACCAAGCCAAGTACTTCCGGCAGACGGTGATTTTCAGCGCCTTCAACACGCCCGAGCTGGCCGAGTTGCAGCGTCTTTACTGCCACAACTGGGCAGGCAAAGCCCGGCTGCAAGCCGAATACCCAGGCGTGATCCAGTACCTGGGCGTCAAGACGCGCCAGACCTTTAGCCGGTTCGATGCGGCCTCCATTGCTGCCGACCCGGACGCCCGCTTCGCCTACTTCACCAAGGCCATCGTGCCGACGCTGGTCAAGCGGGCCGCCAAGGACGCGGCGGGAAcgctcatcttcatcccctcGTACCTCGACTTTGTGCGGGTGCGCAACTACTTTGCCAATAACCCGGCCGTCGAGAGCGTCACGTTCGGCAACATCTCCGAGTACGCCGACACACCCGAAGCGTCGCGCGCGCGCTCGCATTTCCTGACGGGCCGCCACCGCGTGCTGCTGTACACGGAGCGCGCCCACCACTTTAGGCGGTACGCCATCAAGGGCGTCAAGCGCGTCATCTTTTATGGCTTGCCGGATAACCCCATCTTCTACAGGGAGATTGCGGGCGGGTACCTGCAGAAGAGCGAGCAGGCGCTGATGCTAGAGCACGGGCAGGGGCACGTCAAGGTCATGTTCAGCAAGTATGATATTATGAAGCTGGAGAGGATCGTGGGGACCAAGAGGGCGGGCAAGATGATTACGGAGCAGGGCGATACTTTTGATTTTGTGTAA
- a CDS encoding eukaryotic translation initiation factor 3 subunit EifCf: MAVDQESFVHLSRPLAPNVLGFGVSNAPLTVNIQPQAVFSIIDHAVRRDDRDTQSTRVIGALVGVRSEDGSEVEVRSTFAIPHTENEDQVEVDVEYQKNMLALTLKANPRETLLGWYTTSHELNSFSALIQNFFASPETGTFPHPAVHLTIGTEAGATIDTKTYISAPVAVSPERAAESCLFIEVPHKLLFTDAERGALGSVAAAADAESRSAPVVSDIENLAQALETVSDLLERVSGFVGEVLDEERDGNHALGQYLMNALSLAPKVSNLAIENDFNNHIQDVLMVSYLANTIRTQIELSQRLATAKLDEGKEGGEKKDGEGAEGDKKTDGQRGQRGQGGKRGGRSGGAGGRGGREQREPREPREAAE; this comes from the exons ATGGCTGTCGATCAGGAGTCTTTCGTCCATCTCTCGCGCCCCCTTGCGCCCAATGTGCTTGGCTTCGGTGTCAGCAATGCCCCGCTTACCGTCAACATCCAGCCTCAG GCTGTCTTCTCCATCATCGACCATGCCGTCAGACGTGACGACCGCGACACCCAGTCGACACGGGTGATTGGTGCCCTCGTGGGTGTCCGCAGCGAGGACGGCAGCGAGGTCGAAGTCCGCTCCACCTTCGCCATCCCCCACACCGAGAACGAGGACCAGGTTGAGGTGGACGTCGAGTACCAGAAGAACATGTTGGCCCTGACGCTCAAGGCCAACCCCCGCGAGACCCTGCTGGGTTGGTACACCACCTCGCACGAGCTCAACAGCTTCAGCGCCCTGATCCAGAACTTCTTCGCCTCCCCCGAGACCGGCACCTTCCCCCACCCGGCCGTCCACCTGACCATCGGCACCGAGGCTGGCGCGACCATCGACACCAAGACGTACATCTCCGCTCCTGTGGCCGTCAGCCCCGAGCGCGCCGCCGAGTCGTGCCTCTTCATCGAGGTACCCCACAAGCTCCTCTTCACCGACGCTGAGCGCGGCGCCCTGGGCTCtgtcgccgccgctgccgacgCCGAGTCGCGCTCCGCCCCCGTCGTCTCCGACATTGAGAACCTCGCCCAGGCCCTCGAGACCGTCTCCGACCTGCTTGAGCGCGTTTCCGGCTTCGTCGGCGAGGTGCTCGACGAGGAGCGCGACGGCAACCACGCGCTCGGCCAGTACCTCATGAATGCCCTTTCCCTCGCTCCCAAGGTGTCCAATTTGGCCATCGAGAACGACTTCAACAACCACATCCAGGACGTCCTTATGGTCTCGTACCTTGCCAACACGATCCGCACCCAGATCGAGTTGTCCCAGCGCCTGGCCACTGCCAAGCTCGACGAGGGCAAGGAGGGcggtgagaagaaggatggtgAGGGCGCTGAGGGCGACAAGAAGACCGACGGCCAGCGTGGCCAAAGGGGCCAGGGCGGCAAGCGTGGCGGTCGCagcggtggtgctggtggccGCGGTGGCCGCGAGCAGAGGGAGCCCAGGGAACCCAGGGAAGCTGCCGAGTAA
- a CDS encoding acyltransferase — MNHTYTEETSSVGLKLNTDKAFFPDIESNAGHEEQEVGRAPRRRQRRHSTVFGWLPRLNIGLFSGKARHHVPHLIASIRPLLLRSAFFLLPSFLQSRIRRRRPFRSTLPENQKKRDKERDDEEPRTLSPTAYLDGMRGIAAFSVFLCHHFYTCFFIAEGWGSGGSNYHILKLPIIRLFYSGPPMVCIFFVISGYAISLKPLKLIHSGACSSSSSSTTAHSDERNYSKLFETLSSLVFRRGLRLFLPPAISTFLIVLLLRLGAYEWNREFASDENFLRNVQEIHYERFESATEQFVDWGYAMLNFVHLWDWDAFAGSTGIDVHLWTIPVEFRASMVLFLTILGTARLNRGVRRGVVLGWCGFAFLWERWEMCLFWMGMVLAESDVIREMQAKGEKEGRVQGVFAERNGGGGGVLPVVEPVLARTADVMPQQRRHPQRHPQETMARGPDIFSDMTIIGSGDETSHESHQPPTPSPPTTAGAGRPLPAGMTLFPTVLLVFSLYLLSQPDINSHLTPGWITLTSLIPHWWTEHYRFYQSIGAVLFVYSVSRYPSSSDSPSGSSSHPRSVAGSCSSNTGPTTAVPIFSSILNPKTLFESSIARHLGKTSYAIYLVHGPVLHTFGYTVMKFTWTRVTGTETDEQYVTGFVLASLAVVPLVIWVADVFWRGVDEPVVRLARRLEERVVVGIGE, encoded by the coding sequence ATGAATCATACATACACTGAGGAGACATCAAGCGTGGGTCTCAAACTCAACACAGACAAGGCCTTTTTTCCCGACATCGAGTCCAATGCTGGCCATGAAGAGCAAGAAGTCGGGAGGGCACCTCGACGCCGACAACGCCGCCACTCCACCGTCTTTGGCTGGTTACCCAGACTAAACATTGGTCTCTTTTCGGGAAAGGCGAGGCATCATGTACCCCATCTAATCGCCTCAATACGTCCTCTATTACTCCGCTCAGcattcttccttctcccaagCTTTCTCCAGTCTCGCATACGGAGACGACGCCCCTTTCGTTCCACATTACCAGAGAaccaaaagaaaagggataaGGAGAGAGACGATGAGGAACCTCGGACGCTAAGCCCAACGGCGTATCTGGACGGCATGCGCGGCATCGCTGCGTTTTCCGTCTTCCTCTGCCATCACTTCTACACATGCTTCTTCATCGCCGAAGGCTGGGGCTCGGGAGGGAGCAACTACCATATCCTCAAACTTCCCATTATCCGGCTCTTTTACTCCGGGCCACCAATGGTGTgtatcttcttcgtcatctcCGGCTACGCTATATCTCTGAAACCACTCAAACTTATCCACTCGGGTGCTTGCTCATCCAGTTCTTCTTCTACCACAGCTCACTCTGACGAGCGCAACTACTCCAAACTTTTCGAAACTCTTTCCTCGCTTGTCTTCCGGCGCGGTCTCCGGCTCTTTCTCCCACCCGCCATCTCAACCTTTCTCATCGTTCTCCTACTCCGGCTCGGAGCCTATGAATGGAACCGCGAGTTCGCTTCAGACGAAAATTTTCTGAGAAACGTCCAGGAGATCCACTACGAGCGATTCGAGTCCGCCACGGAGCAGTTTGTGGATTGGGGATATGCCATGCTCAACTTTGTGCACCTGTGGGATTGGGATGCGTTTGCGGGGTCGACGGGGATTGATGTCCATTTGTGGACGATCCCTGTGGAATTTCGGGCTTCCATGGTGTTGTTTTTGACAATACTGGGGACGGCGAGGTTGAATAGGGGGGTCAGGAGGGGAGTCGTGTTAGGGTGGTGTGGGTTTGCGTTTTTATGGGAAAGGTGGGAGATGTGTTTGTTTTGGATGGGGATGGTGTTAGCGGAGAGTGATGTGATCAGGGAGATGCAGGCAAaaggggagaaagaaggaagagttCAGGGGGTTTTCGCGGAGAggaacggaggaggaggaggagtgttGCCGGTTGTTGAGCCGGTGTTAGCGAGGACGGCAGACGTCATGCCGCAGCAGCGACGTCATCCCCAGCGACACCCGCAAGAGACAATGGCAAGAGGTCCTGATATATTCTCGGATATGACTATTATTGGGTCCGGAGACGAAACTTCTCACGAGTCTCACCAACCACCGACGCCATCACCGCCGACAACAGCAGGAGCTGGCAGACCTCTGCCTGCCGGGATGACCCTCTTCCCGACAGTCCTCCTGGTATTTTCCCtctacctcctctcccaacCCGACATAAACTCCCACCTCACCCCAGGGTGGATAACCCTCACCTCCCTAATTCCTCACTGGTGGACAGAACACTACCGCTTTTATCAATCTATAGGGGCAGTCCTCTTCGTCTACTCCGTTTCCCGGTATCCATCCTCCTCTGATTCCCCCTCCGGCTCCTCATCCCACCCCCGTTCCGTCGCCGGCTCGTGTTCCTCCAACACTGGTCCGACCACCGCCGTCCCCATCTTCTCTTCGATCCTAAACCCCAAGACCCTCTTTGAATCCTCCATCGCACGACACCTTGGCAAAACTTCCTACGCCATCTACCTTGTTCACGGTCCTGTTCTTCACACCTTCGGATATACCGTGATGAAGTTCACCTGGACTCGGGTAACAGGTACGGAGACGGATGAGCAGTACGTCACGGGGTTTGTCTTGGCCAGTCTCGCCGTGGTACCGTTGGTGATCTGGGTGGCGGATGTGTTTTGGAGAGGGGTGGATGAGCCGGTGGTCAGGTTGGCTAGGAGGCTGGAAGAGCGGGTGGTTGTTGGTATAGGCGAGTAA